The nucleotide window TGTGAGAATAAGAACATATGTATCAAAGGCTTGTCTTATTAAACATGATATCACATATAAGTAACCAGCACAGTACTTGTTagtcgactctgtgtgactccttgggctgtagtccaccaggctccactgtccatggaattcttcaggccagaatactggagtgggtagccattcccttctccaggggatcttcccaacccagggatcaaacctgggcagtATAGTACTTGGCACCATATAAATGTTCACTtccatatgtgtatttttttttttttttccctattcatCTGTACCATGTCTCcccttctgtggtggctcagatggtaaagaatctgcctgcaatgcaggagacccaggttcaaaccctgggttgggaaaaacccctggagaaagaaatggcaacccactccagtattcttgagtggagaattccatggacagaggagcctagtggtgggctacagtccatggggtcgcaaaaaatcggacaggactaagcaactttcactttcactttccccttctgTAAAACATACCTCCTTAGCACTACTATTTTTCTACCACAGGATGTCTGTCCTCTCCCGCTtggaacaaaggagaaaatatgcTATGCTATTTTAGaacttttactctttttaaattaatatgctATTCATTCTGTGTTACTTTAATTTTGCCTTGGATTGTGAGCTGTTAATCAGGCTCTTCATTTATGGCCTACTTGGTAGCTGCTGTCCCTGCGAGGTCCTTTCcttgtattttttattcattttatccctttatttcccattttatcCCTAAATCCAGTCCCATTTCCCCCTCCTAATTAGGCACTCTTCTAGCATTTAATATATGTCTTTgaatatgcatgtacatatatggtcctgctgctaagtcacttcagtcgtgtccgactctgtgtgaccccatagacggcagcccaccaggctcccccgtccctgggattctccaggcaagaacaatggagtgggttgccatttccttctccaatgcatgaaagtgaaaagtgaaagtgaagtcgttcagttgtgtccgactcttggcgaccccatggactgcagcctaccaggctcctccgtccatgaaattttccaggcaagagtactggagtagggtgccattgccttctccatgtacatatatatgtatgtgtatatgtaatatatatatgtgtatgtgctctaatacatattttaatggcATTGTgctataacttttattttcccctttatgCTGTATTGTAAGGATTTATCCTAGTTCTATACACATCAGTAAGTTGCTTCTAATTGACAGCACTGTATTCCATACTATGTATTTATCAAAATTAACTCATGTACTCCCTTAGAGAAGGATACCTGGGAGATCAACTTCCTGCTACTGCAAACAATATTGAAataagtatctttaaaaaatatcttttatgtttctgatactgttttttaaagtatttatttggctacactgggtcttagttgcggcacatgggatctcgttccctgaccagggattgaacccaggtcccctgcattggcagggcagagtctcagccactggatcgccagggaagtccctgaaataaaTACCTTAACACTTGTCTCCTTGTGGACCTACAAAGGAAGTTCTCTGAGTCACAGATGTGAAAGGTGGGACTGCTGGGCCATaggacaaataaataattttactaCCTCAGTACTTTGAGACTGCTTTCCAAACTGGTTGAATTAATGATCTTACAAATTCTTAGCAATATAATAAATagacctcatttttattttgatttctcaGATATTAGTAAGTTTGAGCATCACTTTCCATTATTAGCTGCTCAGCTTTTCTCTTTGTAGAGCACAttcttattctttattcatttttgtattgaGCTTCTCATCTTTTATTTGTTGATTTGTAGTTCCTAGAATGTTTCTATATTAGTATCATTAATTTTACACATTGCTAAAAGCTATGCTGGTCTGTCACTGCCTATGAGCTTTGTTTAAGGTGTTGTTCATTGACtagaaattcttcattttaacACAGCCATAGTCATCATTTCTTAACTTAATTAAAAATTCTTTCGGGGTTATGTTTAAAGAGAACAGCCCCTTACCTACATTTTGCTCTATTAGCTTTGCAGTTTTTCCTTTAAACCCTCTTTAATCTACCTAGAGTCCAGCTTTTTCTACAGTGCAATGTATTAtagaaatttgtcttttttccatatCACCAATACCATCTGCTGAAGAGTtgatcttttctccattatataaaGTGATGTTTTTCTATCATATATCACTcccttttttatatatataaaaagaagaatGCTCTTGGAAGAAGAGTGATGACCCAGATGAGATGGGCAAGAAAAATATTCCTGGCCATCCATCTTTGGGAGGATAATGGTGACTGCTCACTCTGGAGTCAATCTTCTGAAGCCACATGCAGAGAGTAAACCCTGAACTCATACAGTGGCTccaattggatttttaaaaatcaagaataaagAAATAGTCTAATTAGGTCCAGTGCTTCCGATATTGTGAATTCCTGCAATTCCTTCAAGGCTTCATAGCAGAACAGTGCGTCTCCATGTCGTGTTGCATGTGATGTTTTTACTGTCATAACTGTGCTATACATTGCATTATAATTATCCTCCTGTAGTAGCTATTTATACCTGTTACACAAAACTTTCCAAATTTCCCAAAGCTTTCTGAAATGTATGGGATGATTTAAGGTACTTAACACAATATAGTATTTAACTGGTAAATTTTTTTGTAAGCAAGGAAAAATCTTGCCCCAAACAGATTTGATTTATGGCTTATTCCAGTATTCTACACATAGTaagtcctcaaaaaaaaaaaaaaaaaaaatgtccttggcTGATTACCTGGCTGAGTGCCCACATATTTACTGGGTTGGAATTTATATGCAGAAGGAAATCTTCTTTCATGAAAGTCATGATCTATCTTGCCTTTTGTTAGTAGGAAAAAAACAGCAGAGACTTCAAGGACTATTACGTTGTGTAAAATTTAATTCCATGCAGTTATTCATGGAATCCCTCCAAGGGACCATACAGCATTCTTATatgcttaaataaatatttctgcctTTACCCTTGGATTTTGATAGAAATTATTTTGGGCTCTCATTATTCATTTACATTGCCACATGATGCTAAACAACaagtagaaaatgaaatcaaCCAAGCCAGTATTTCCCTTAGAAACTGGTAGCAGGTAGTATTATGAGTTGGAGTCCTAACTAAGGTTTGGTAATGGCTAGCACCAGTACTGACTTTGTTTTCCATGCCTATGGATGTACCTGAAATTTAAGAGCAGAAGGTCAAACTCACTCATCTAACAAGTGCTCATTACATCCAGAGATTTCTTGAGAGTGTCATGTCAGACTTGGTGAATCACTAAATCTACAGAATGGAGTTTGGAGGTACTCTTTTAGTTTGGATCTTGGTGAAACACGTATAATAGCTCACCATTACAGAACAAAAATTGTTACTTATGATTTCCAATTCACACAGCTGATAGATTACATGATAACATTTCCTGGCAGACGATGATCTTCTATGTGTTCCACTGTGATGCTCCAGTAATGTCCTACTGTtccaaaacagattttttaaactttctaaagTATAATAAGGGGTTtcgctagtggctcagtggtaaagaacctgcctaccaatgcaggagaatagtcagaaacgacttagcgcctgaacaataacaacaaaagtatAACAGAACATGAATTTTGATAATGTCACGTGAACTCCATCCTCCCACCCCATTTATTTCTCTACAACTCTGAGGACACTAGAGAAGTAAAGAGAGTTTCAGACAAGGGCAGGAAACTACAAGCTCTCATGATTTCACAACAACTCAGACCAACTCAGGAATCAATACAAACAACACACATGTTGTTTGAGACCTCAATTTTGGCTAATGTAAATCTAGGTAGGATAGCTGTAAAACGCCAACATGCTTTGAGGCTGGCAACGCAAACGTTAATACAAATGTGAAACAAGAAACCAACTTTGGTTGTGTTCATGGCAAAAGACATACCATGTCTTCTACAACTTAAAAGTTTTTCTACTGACATTTTACTCAAACATGGGTATCTTTGGGACAATACTCCTTACCTTCACACTATTTTGAGTATTTCCAAAATTCTTATCAGTGACACTGAAAATTCTATTTTGATATTCTAGACAAAACATCCAAAGTTAAAATAGGAAGTTACATAGGAAAAACTTAAGTAAGCTCTAAATGTCCTGGAAATCAtaagtgatttttattaaaataacttacAAATTATCCATGTCATATACTTAACGATTTATTTCagtatattctattatttttactcATCATGTATTTTCAGTGTCATCAAAATGCAAAGTTGAAGTTTCTACCCGGCAGAAAACATTTTGAGGGAAACATTTTACTAAACTATAAAATACTAGAGTGTTCTGATCTATTTTTCATAATCACTGCTAATAACATGATAGAGACATTATCAATCCTgctagcagatttttaaaaactaattaaactCATTAGAAGCAGTAGAAAACAGTCATTTATTCATTGctacaaaaagatacatgaattaGACTCTATGCAACTAAAAGCATGgttcttttagaaaatatttatatatgaactTTTAAACCAATTTATGGAGGTAATAGGTTTCATTTGCTATAAAGAACAAATGAGAATGTGAATTAAGAAAAGTATCACAAAAGTCAACGACAATCaaactaaaaattaaagattagttttgcaaaataagCAGTTGGTAGCAGAGTGTTCTTACAAgtgaatgttgaataaaacaaTAATCTGGCTAAGTTAAGAATTCAGAATTATATTCATAATGAATTTGTCACGCTGTCCACTCTGCTCTGCTCCTATTTCTGCTCTTCTCACACTGGTACAAAAATGAGTAGGAAAGTGTGCACGTTATTACTTATTTAAGTCAAATAACTTACTTATTCAATAGCTGCAGGGATGAACTACATCAACATGTATAACACCATAACCTAAGGTATTCAATGTCTCCTtaagctttattttatattggtgttTAAATGATTAGTCTTAGTTCTCATGTAAATGTACAGCTTTCCTTGCTGAGAATTAAGTTTCTCTGGGCATTAGTTTTTACGACTTTCCTATGAAATCATTCAGCTtggtattatttccatttcacagatgtagGTCCAACCCACCACCCCCATGGGCTATATATCCCATCACCACGTGGAAGTTTGTAGATAAAGACCATGATTTACCCTCAAATAACTTCAACTGGAATCAAGGGGACTGCTTTCTCTCCTATCAAGTTTCCTCTACCTAGATTCGTCTTCATTTGGTGAAGCCTTCCTCCTTCACTAGGTTTAATTCAGAAACCACCTCTTCTCTGAAATAGATTTCATTGAAATCGATTGAATCATTCTTGTTTCATTCCTCACAGTACTGTCTCCTCAAAGCTTTTGTGAACATTGAGCACAATGTGTTTACAAAATGCACATCAACGTGTTTATGAAACACACATCTCTTCCTTCCTGCAGGCCTTAAGTCATTTTTATATCTCTCTCACCGAGTTTGGGAAAGGGTCGGCATGAAGCAGCTGTTCCCCACAGACAAGACAACAGGTATGAAAAATTGTAACTGCCCTTGAAGTAGTAAATATAGGTATGTAaaagagtgatttttaaatgtaaaagaggaaaagaattgGCCTAAATCCAACCACTACATCAGTGTGGCTCAAGACACAAGTGACTGTAATTAGAAGCATAAGGCATTCGTTCCTGAATAATGAAAGGCTTTTTGTTTAAGTAAACAATTTTcttatatgtactttttaaattaggaagAAAGGCGGGAATGATTTTATGGATAATAGAGGTTCCTGCCAGAGAAAGAATTCCAGTGGATATTTGGCAACTCAGCTGTTCTCTCCAAAAAGAGTCTTCAAGACATCCTACCTTTTATTATGTCTGGTGAGGGTGAAAATGGTAAACATCAACAAAGAAATATTCTTAGAGTCCCTACCTCACACCAAATACTTGCCAAAAGATTTCATAGATTATCACATTTTCCTAACATGAGTTAGATATCATGATGCCCATTTTACAGGAAGAGAAACTGACGATTAGAACAATTAAATGAGTTGCTAAGGTTGCACACATAGTGTGGAGCATGGAGCCAACCAACTTTTGGGACTCTTCCTATGAAACACTACAACCATCTCTCTCGGCGTTTGGGAATAGTTACTCACCAACTGCATTATGTGAACATGATGCCCATTTAAAGGCATTTGGTTCAGGCTGTTTCACATTTGCTAAACTGTAACTTGAGGATGCCTTTCACATGAAGCTGGAGAATTTGGCTATACTCTTTGGGCATCTCATGGAAACCGCGTTTAGGTAACTTATTGTCGTAGTAGTGATGGCTGACAGGCATGTTCTCTCCAGTTCTAGAGAAGGGCCAGAATCCATACAGCTTCACGTTCTCACACAGCTCGACTGCCACACTTGTGATCATCAAGCCGGAGGACAGGCGATACTCGGTCACACCTTTAGTCCTCCAGAAGAGTGCAAGGTTTTTCAGGTACTTgggatggaaaaataaaaccttttgtCTTGCTTTAGATTCCTTCAGTGTGTAGTACACTTTAAAAGAGGCCGCGGTATTGGCCCTGAAGGAAAACGCAGGCAGAAGGACGAAAGCATCTCCATAGGCTGCAACGTCCTCCAGAaatattgctttcttttcctttaagttCCCATATCTgccaaatttttaaaacattgtgatTTTAACAATAATCATCAAAGGAACAGTTTGGGTAACATACCACTGACCAAAAAACAGAACCAGTTATGTCACTGTATATAAAAGAGACAAACTGAAGATTCAGAGAAATTCAGGTTAAGTAAACATCttgtataggagaaggcaatggcaccccactccggtactcttgcctggaaaatcccatggacagaggagcctggtgggctgcagtccatggggtcgccaagagtcggacacgactgagcgacttcaccttcacttttcactttcatgcattggagaaggaaatggcaacccactccagtgttcttgcctggagagtcccagggacaggggagcctggtgggctaccgtctatggggtcgcacagagtcggacatgactgaagcgacttagtagcagcagcagcagcaagcatcttgTATGATAAATATCAAGGGTTaggtcttcatttctttcttttctttcatctctttcaaTAGAATAggcatatctattctttcattTCTACCTTCTTACAGAacaatattcttgctggaaatacatttttaaaaattattttatcttcaaaCTCAGTAATTTTTTCCTGAAGTTGGTTTTTAATGCTGAAACACCTTCCAAATGTATCATACTGATACATTTTCTCAAACACAGCACACTCTTAAAAtatctatacatttaaaaaaattcattgagcTATATTCAAgtatacatattattataaaataacaattttctttaaaacagcagtccccaacctttttggcaccagggactggtttcacagaagataatttttccatgaactggggggtgggggtggtttggGAATGATTCAAGTGCAGTAtctttattgtgtactttatttctattattattatatcagttccacctcagatcattaggcattagatcccagaggctggggatcTCTGctttagaaaacttaaaatatctatatgcacacacacacacacacacatatgcattttaaatttcctCCGTGGACTGTGATAGCTCTATGTGTTTCATTTAAATAATGCCTCAGTAAATACACTGGTATACCTAAGTGCATGTGTTCAGAAAATAAACTCTGGGGAGACAGGTATAATATGTTATATTCTCTTAAGTCATACTAGAACTATTTGAGGGATATATTCTACTAACAACAATTATTAATCACTTTGGATGAAAACAACTGAATAAAACTAAGTATAggattttggggcttccctggtggctcagacagtaaagaatctgcctgcaatgcaggagacccgggtttgacccctggatcagaaacatcccctgatgaagggaatggctacccactccagtattcttgcctggagaatcccatggacagaagtccatggcgtcgcaaagagtcagacacgactgagaaactaacactttcacttttaatgggATTTTTACTGAACAGCCAATATTTCATAGTAGTGACattgtggaaaataaaatatgggaATTATTTTTTAGTAATAAACTGCCCAAAGTGCCCTGACAATTTTGTCAGGTTCTCCTAAGGCTTACTCTCTGAAGCTTCTAAGTAGACTAAGTTTTTTCAAGAAAGTTTTATCAAGACAAAATAGTAACATTTAAATTctgaaaggaaataattttttaaaaacttcagtaCTCGTGAAAAACATGAAGAGATAAGTAAGTTCTAATTTTATTAGCAACCCTTGACTTAAGACATTAGAAGTGCAACTGGACATACCTCTCATGAGCCCAACCTAAATTACTAATATATTCTTATGTATTTTCCTTACAAAGCCATTCCAGACAGTCTCAGCAGCAAGATTGGGGCTTAGACTAAGAAATaggttaaataataaaaaagtggTCTTGAACAGTTATGTAACTTGGAGGGACTTACCTTAGCTTTATAATACTGGGATTTAGAGTCACCAGGTTGGTTTTAGTCCCAACATCATTGGTAACATTTCCTGTGGTTGGGGGGAGATTACACCtgaaatttggaagaaaaaatattctcaaaatataactttcaaaaaaaagTACATCCACACATATGCATGTGACCATTCTCATTTTATTGGAGAAAATTACTGCTGTAAATAGAGTCTCAGAATTCATCTGATTTCCATCGAAAATACTTAATAAGTACAGAATttagacacaggttcgatcctgggttgggaagaccccttggagaagaaaatggcaacctactccaatattcttgctggaaaatgctatagcctggcaggctatagtctatggggttgcaaaagagttggacatgacttagcgactacacaacaacagcaacaaactctTAGTTGGCATTTCAACATTGGATAAAACGTAAGAATCTGATAAATGCTTTCAGTGACAAAACTAGAAGTGACAATTACACCTTGCCTAGCATTTGAAGAGTTCACAatccttttatttaaattatttatattaattagaTTCCTAtggtggtcagttcagttcagttactcatttgtgtctgactctgtgaccccatggaccacagcatgccaggcttccctgtgcatcaccaactcctggagcttgctcaaactcttgtccattgagtcagtgatgccatccaaccatctcatcttctgctgtccccttctcctgccttcaatcttccccagcatcagagtcttttctaatgagtcagttcttcacatcaggtggccaaagtattggggcttcagcttcagcatcagtccttccaatgaatattcaggactgatttcctttaggattgactggtttgatctccttgcggtccaagggactctcaaaagtcttctccaacaccacagttcaaaagcatcaattcttcagcactcagctttctttatggtccagatctcacatccatacatgactactagaaaaactgtaactttgactagatagacctctgttggcaaaataatgtctctgctttttaatatgctctctaggttggtcatagcttttcttccaaggagcaagtgtcttttaatttcatggctgcagtcaccatctgcagtgattttggagcccaagaaaataaaatctctcactatttccattgatacccatctatttgccatgaagtgatgggactggatgccatgatcttagtttttttgaatgttgagttttaagccagctttttcactctcctctttcactttcatcaaaagactcctcaattcctcttcactttctgccatcagagtggtggcatctgcatatctgaagttattgacatttccctccgcaatcttgattccagcttttgcttcattcagcctggcattctgcacgatgtactctgcgcataagttaaataaacaggttgacaatatacagctgttacatactcctttcccaatttggaaccagtttgttgtacAACgtttaattgttgcttcttgacctatatacagatttctcaggaggcaggtaaggtggtctggtattcccatatctttaagaatttttcagttgtgattcacacagttaaaggcttttgcatagtcaataaagcacaagtagatgtttttgtggaactctcttgctttttcaaaaacCCAacggaggttggcaatttgatctctggttcctctgccttttctaaacccagcttgaacatctggaagttctcagttcatgtactgttgaagccctgcttggagaattttgagcattactttgctagcatgtaagatgagtgcaactaTGCAGTTGTtcgaatattctttggcattgcctttctttgggattggaatgaaaactgacctttcccagtcctgtggccactgctgagttttccaaatttgttgccacattgagtacagcactttcacagcatcatcttttaggatttgatataggaattccatcacctccact belongs to Bos indicus isolate NIAB-ARS_2022 breed Sahiwal x Tharparkar chromosome 13, NIAB-ARS_B.indTharparkar_mat_pri_1.0, whole genome shotgun sequence and includes:
- the ST8SIA6 gene encoding alpha-2,8-sialyltransferase 8F isoform X4 — encoded protein: MKSTYLNEKSLHLMERCQNLQAGLETLSNRTGKNTQRLLCAQHYNRHRDNCSQPGRYSEDEYLQIITNIQSCPWKRQVEEYENFRAKLASCCDAVQNFIVSQNNTPIGTNMTYEVESKSKIQIKENIFDMLPVFQPFVGYSFNQCAVVGNGGILNQSLCGAEIDKADFVFRCNLPPTTGNVTNDVGTKTNLVTLNPSIIKLRYGNLKEKKAIFLEDVAAYGDAFVLLPAFSFRANTAASFKVYYTLKESKARQKVLFFHPKYLKNLALFWRTKGVTEYRLSSGLMITSVAVELCENVKLYGFWPFSRTGENMPVSHHYYDNKLPKRGFHEMPKEYSQILQLHVKGILKLQFSKCETA
- the ST8SIA6 gene encoding alpha-2,8-sialyltransferase 8F isoform X5, with the protein product MERCQNLQAGLETLSNRTGKNTQRLLCAQHYNRHRDNCSQPGRYSEDEYLQIITNIQSCPWKRQVEEYENFRAKLASCCDAVQNFIVSQNNTPIGTNMTYEVESKSKIQIKENIFDMLPVFQPFVGYSFNQCAVVGNGGILNQSLCGAEIDKADFVFRCNLPPTTGNVTNDVGTKTNLVTLNPSIIKLRYGNLKEKKAIFLEDVAAYGDAFVLLPAFSFRANTAASFKVYYTLKESKARQKVLFFHPKYLKNLALFWRTKGVTEYRLSSGLMITSVAVELCENVKLYGFWPFSRTGENMPVSHHYYDNKLPKRGFHEMPKEYSQILQLHVKGILKLQFSKCETA
- the ST8SIA6 gene encoding alpha-2,8-sialyltransferase 8F isoform X3, whose protein sequence is MRPGGALFALLASLLLLLLLRLLWCWTDAPARSRFLVEESREATHSSPAAPRKLRSSATLPPRTGNSTYLNEKSLHLMERCQNLQAGLETLSNRTGKAKLASCCDAVQNFIVSQNNTPIGTNMTYEVESKSKIQIKENIFDMLPVFQPFVGYSFNQCAVVGNGGILNQSLCGAEIDKADFVFRCNLPPTTGNVTNDVGTKTNLVTLNPSIIKLRYGNLKEKKAIFLEDVAAYGDAFVLLPAFSFRANTAASFKVYYTLKESKARQKVLFFHPKYLKNLALFWRTKGVTEYRLSSGLMITSVAVELCENVKLYGFWPFSRTGENMPVSHHYYDNKLPKRGFHEMPKEYSQILQLHVKGILKLQFSKCETA